One region of Pogona vitticeps strain Pit_001003342236 chromosome 1, PviZW2.1, whole genome shotgun sequence genomic DNA includes:
- the METTL21A gene encoding protein N-lysine methyltransferase METTL21A isoform X2, with protein MVLRARVFPSIFLNLAYPAVVLCTFLETGGIDLQGRSVIELGAGTGLLGIVAVLLGAHVTITDRKAALTLLELNVQANLPDDLQLRAMVKELTWGQDLVSFSPGGYDFILGADIVYLEETFTDLLQTLDYLCSEQTVILLSCRLRYERDQKFLMMMKGLFSVQEVFYNPDNDVHIFKAQRKVLKRDL; from the exons ATGGTCCTGCGCGCCAGAGTCTTCCCGAGCATCTTTCTAAACCTCGCATATCCG GCTGTGGTGCTGTGCACATTCTTGGAGACAGGAGGTATTGATCTACAAGGGCGCTCAGTAATTGAGTTAGGTGCTGGAACAGGCTTGCTCGGAATTGTAGCTGTGCTGCTTg GTGCTCATGTTACAATTACAGACAGAAAAGCAGCCTTGACGCTCCTTGAATTGAATGTGCAAGCTAATCTGCCTGATGACCTTCAGCTAAGAGCCATGGTCAAGGAACTGACTTGGGGACAAGATTTAGTGAGCTTCTCTCCAGGAGGATATGATTTCATTTTGGGTGCCGACATTGTTTATCTGGAAGAAACGTTTACAGATCTTCTTCAAACCCTGGACTATCTTTGCTCTGAGCAGACCGTGATTCTCTTATCATGCCGCCTCCGCTATGAACGGGACCAGAAGTTCCTCATGATGATGAAAGGACTTTTTTCAGTTCAAGAAGTGTTCTATAACCCTGATAATGATGTGCATATATTCAAAGCACAGAGGAAAGTCCTGAAGAGAGATCTGTGA
- the METTL21A gene encoding protein N-lysine methyltransferase METTL21A isoform X1, translating to MSLVPYDEKALWGMQKFHQSSSTYHFANRTIQIKQDWKQLGVAAVVWDAAVVLCTFLETGGIDLQGRSVIELGAGTGLLGIVAVLLGAHVTITDRKAALTLLELNVQANLPDDLQLRAMVKELTWGQDLVSFSPGGYDFILGADIVYLEETFTDLLQTLDYLCSEQTVILLSCRLRYERDQKFLMMMKGLFSVQEVFYNPDNDVHIFKAQRKVLKRDL from the exons ATGTCCTTGGTTCCTTATGACGAAAAAGCTCTTTGGGGAATGCAGAAGTTCCATCAGTCATCTTCTACGTACCATTTTGCCAACCGCACTATCCAAATCAAGCAGGACTGGAAGCAGCTAGGTGTTGCTGCTGTGGTATGGGATGCG GCTGTGGTGCTGTGCACATTCTTGGAGACAGGAGGTATTGATCTACAAGGGCGCTCAGTAATTGAGTTAGGTGCTGGAACAGGCTTGCTCGGAATTGTAGCTGTGCTGCTTg GTGCTCATGTTACAATTACAGACAGAAAAGCAGCCTTGACGCTCCTTGAATTGAATGTGCAAGCTAATCTGCCTGATGACCTTCAGCTAAGAGCCATGGTCAAGGAACTGACTTGGGGACAAGATTTAGTGAGCTTCTCTCCAGGAGGATATGATTTCATTTTGGGTGCCGACATTGTTTATCTGGAAGAAACGTTTACAGATCTTCTTCAAACCCTGGACTATCTTTGCTCTGAGCAGACCGTGATTCTCTTATCATGCCGCCTCCGCTATGAACGGGACCAGAAGTTCCTCATGATGATGAAAGGACTTTTTTCAGTTCAAGAAGTGTTCTATAACCCTGATAATGATGTGCATATATTCAAAGCACAGAGGAAAGTCCTGAAGAGAGATCTGTGA